A genomic segment from Spinacia oleracea cultivar Varoflay chromosome 3, BTI_SOV_V1, whole genome shotgun sequence encodes:
- the LOC130469655 gene encoding uncharacterized protein, which yields MLWNRVAWSSIGVRHHGDGLQPKYSSCNPSKAVNYLLADSAWFGHPLGDIFHPLSVRALVNIASAAAAAAGVLATTVIDYKLEAAAAVLAEVESSNSGSSQLKQEQNQASLKSVYFHQLLDFLEVLCLNCDYHRWIEIFT from the exons ATGTTGTGGAATAGGGTGGCATGGAGCAGCATCGGGGTGCGACACCATGGAGATGGTTTGCAACCAAAGTACAGCTCATGTAATCCTTCTAAGGCCGTCAATTATCTGCTGGCCGACTCTGCCTGGTTCGGTCATCCATTGGGTGACATCTTTCATCCCTTGAGCGTCCGAGCACTGGTGAACATAGcttcagcagcagcagcagcagcaggtgTTCTGGCAACAACAGTTATCGATTACAAGctagaagcagcagcagcagttcTGGCAGAAGTAGAAAGCAGCAATTCTGGCAGCAGCCAGTTGAAACAAGAACAAAACCAAGCCAGCCTAAAGAGTGTTTATTTTCACCAGTTGCTGGACTTTCTTGAAGTTCTCTGCCTTAACTGTGACTATCACCGTTG GATAGAGATATTTac